From the genome of Kaistella daneshvariae, one region includes:
- the pdhA gene encoding pyruvate dehydrogenase (acetyl-transferring) E1 component subunit alpha, translating to MKEFSKEVYLQWYEDMTMWRRFEDKCRSLYLKQKIRGFLHLYNGQEAIPAGFTHAMDLSKDSMITAYRCHIHPMAMGVDPKRILAELCGKATGTSGGMGGSMHIFSKEKRFYGGHGIVGGQIPLGAGIAFADKYFETGGVNICFFGDGAARQGSLHETFNMAMNWKLPVVFVVENNQYAMGTSVKRTANHEDIYKLGLGYEMPCLPVDAMDPEKVAEAAYEAIERARRGDGPTFIEARTYRYRGHSMSDAEPYRSKDEVAEHKKDDPIEIVKHKILSQNWATEDELAALDEKSRDFVEECVEFMEQSPYPDESKIYDYVYAQEDYPFLDKLENN from the coding sequence ATGAAAGAATTTTCGAAAGAAGTCTACCTGCAGTGGTATGAAGACATGACGATGTGGAGAAGATTTGAAGACAAATGCCGGTCGCTCTATCTCAAACAGAAAATCAGAGGTTTTTTACATTTATATAACGGTCAGGAAGCTATTCCCGCCGGATTTACCCACGCCATGGATTTGTCCAAAGACAGCATGATTACGGCATACCGTTGCCACATTCATCCGATGGCAATGGGCGTAGACCCGAAAAGAATTCTTGCAGAACTTTGCGGTAAGGCAACCGGAACTTCCGGTGGAATGGGTGGTTCAATGCACATCTTTAGTAAAGAAAAAAGATTTTATGGCGGTCACGGTATTGTGGGCGGTCAGATTCCTTTGGGTGCAGGTATCGCTTTTGCTGATAAATATTTTGAAACCGGTGGGGTAAACATCTGTTTCTTCGGTGATGGTGCGGCGCGCCAGGGCTCACTTCACGAAACTTTCAACATGGCGATGAACTGGAAACTGCCTGTAGTTTTTGTGGTGGAAAATAACCAGTACGCAATGGGAACTTCGGTTAAAAGAACTGCAAACCACGAAGATATTTATAAACTAGGTTTAGGCTACGAAATGCCGTGTTTACCTGTAGACGCGATGGATCCGGAAAAAGTGGCGGAAGCTGCTTATGAAGCGATTGAAAGAGCAAGACGTGGTGACGGACCAACTTTTATCGAAGCACGTACTTACCGTTACAGAGGACACTCGATGTCTGACGCAGAACCTTACAGAAGCAAGGATGAAGTTGCGGAACACAAGAAAGATGATCCTATTGAAATTGTAAAACACAAAATTTTATCTCAAAACTGGGCAACCGAAGACGAATTGGCGGCTCTTGATGAGAAATCGAGGGATTTTGTAGAAGAATGTGTGGAATTTATGGAGCAGTCACCATATCCGGATGAATCTAAAATCTACGATTACGTGTACGCGCAGGAAGATTATCCTTTCCTGGACAAGCTTGAAAATAACTAA
- a CDS encoding phosphatase PAP2 family protein: MADYSPKISERLSKWISNIFNPMNSLVIYFVLHSIYNLGLKEAFQNFLPIFFLIIAPISGWIFWKVKKGEFSDTDVSDRHQRKNLYFFIAGVIIVYIMYVFYRFQRMDWVLLFLLILLIMLQISNYFIKSSMHTALNVFVAALMFVIEPLFGLIWIVITVAVALSRVVLKRHTWAEVISGAAIATAISFIYLYVQIQLT; encoded by the coding sequence ATGGCAGATTATTCCCCGAAAATCTCTGAACGTTTGTCGAAATGGATTTCGAATATCTTTAATCCGATGAATTCTTTGGTCATTTATTTCGTTCTGCACAGCATTTATAATTTAGGTTTAAAGGAAGCTTTCCAGAATTTTTTACCGATTTTTTTTCTGATTATTGCCCCCATTTCCGGCTGGATTTTTTGGAAGGTGAAAAAGGGAGAATTTTCAGACACCGATGTTTCTGACCGGCACCAGCGCAAGAATCTCTACTTTTTCATTGCCGGTGTAATCATCGTTTATATAATGTATGTCTTCTACCGTTTTCAGCGGATGGATTGGGTGCTTCTCTTTCTATTAATTTTACTCATTATGCTGCAGATAAGTAATTATTTTATAAAAAGTTCTATGCATACGGCATTAAATGTTTTCGTTGCGGCACTCATGTTTGTAATCGAGCCGCTCTTCGGGCTTATCTGGATCGTGATAACCGTGGCGGTGGCACTCAGCAGAGTCGTATTGAAAAGACATACCTGGGCTGAAGTAATTTCGGGTGCGGCAATCGCTACTGCAATATCTTTTATTTATCTTTATGTTCAGATTCAACTAACCTAA
- a CDS encoding sigma-70 family RNA polymerase sigma factor, with translation MRQLKITKQVTNRETASLDKYLQEIGKVDLITADEEVELAQKIRAGDRVALEKLIKANLRFVVSVSKQYQNQGLSLPDLINEGNLGLMKAAKRYDETRGFKFISYAVWWIRQSILQALAEQSRIVRLPLNKIGSINKINKAYAHLEQENERPPSPEELAEVLDMSEDDIKESMKNSGRHLSMDAPLVEGEDSNLYDVLRSGESPSPDKDLMLESLQIEIERALQTLTPREADLVRLYFGLNGKHPMTLEEIGETFDLTRERVRQIKEKAIKRLKHNTRSKILKSYLGK, from the coding sequence ATGAGACAATTAAAAATTACCAAACAGGTTACCAACCGGGAAACCGCCTCGCTTGACAAATATTTGCAGGAAATTGGAAAAGTTGATTTGATTACCGCCGATGAGGAAGTAGAACTGGCACAAAAAATTCGCGCGGGCGACCGTGTAGCGCTGGAAAAATTGATTAAAGCAAACTTGCGTTTCGTGGTTTCTGTTTCTAAACAATACCAAAATCAAGGTCTTTCCCTACCCGATTTGATCAACGAAGGAAATCTTGGTTTGATGAAAGCCGCGAAAAGATATGATGAAACCCGTGGATTTAAATTTATTTCCTACGCCGTTTGGTGGATTCGTCAGTCGATTTTGCAGGCTTTGGCAGAACAGTCCAGAATTGTGCGTTTGCCGCTGAACAAGATTGGTTCTATCAACAAGATCAACAAAGCGTACGCGCATTTGGAGCAGGAAAACGAAAGACCACCGTCTCCAGAGGAATTGGCGGAAGTGCTGGATATGAGCGAAGATGACATTAAAGAATCGATGAAAAATTCCGGGCGACACCTTTCGATGGATGCGCCGCTTGTGGAAGGTGAAGATTCTAACTTATATGACGTTTTGCGTTCTGGTGAATCCCCAAGTCCGGATAAAGATTTGATGTTGGAATCTCTTCAGATTGAAATTGAAAGAGCATTGCAGACTTTAACGCCTCGTGAAGCCGATTTGGTTCGTCTATATTTCGGTTTGAACGGAAAACATCCAATGACTTTGGAAGAAATTGGTGAAACTTTCGATCTTACCAGAGAACGCGTTCGCCAGATTAAAGAAAAAGCGATTAAAAGGCTGAAACACAATACCAGAAGCAAGATTTTGAAATCTTATCTCGGTAAATAA
- a CDS encoding Crp/Fnr family transcriptional regulator codes for MNNISTYLSEVLEVPKDLMDPCGAHYTVKNVAKGEVLLQPGDVCRETYFVEKGLLRMYSIDRNGKEHIIQFAPESWLISDRSSLYFNEKSDYYIDATEDSQVLLLKDDFFARMMEKFPQTAENNDLLLQKHIRNLQNRVNSLLADTAEERYMTFIKMYPDILQRVPQWMVASYLGITPESLSRVRKELARKNFQTS; via the coding sequence ATCCCTGCGGCGCGCATTATACGGTGAAAAATGTAGCGAAAGGAGAGGTTCTTCTGCAGCCGGGCGACGTTTGTCGCGAAACTTATTTCGTGGAAAAAGGTTTGTTAAGAATGTATTCCATCGACCGGAACGGCAAAGAGCACATTATCCAGTTTGCGCCAGAAAGCTGGCTGATTTCAGACCGAAGTTCACTTTACTTCAATGAAAAATCTGATTATTATATCGACGCCACGGAAGATTCCCAGGTTTTGTTGCTAAAAGATGATTTTTTTGCGCGTATGATGGAAAAATTTCCGCAAACTGCAGAAAACAACGATTTACTTCTGCAAAAACATATTCGAAATCTACAAAATCGTGTTAATTCGCTGCTCGCCGATACTGCAGAAGAACGTTATATGACTTTTATTAAAATGTATCCCGATATATTGCAGCGGGTGCCGCAATGGATGGTCGCGAGTTATTTGGGAATTACGCCGGAAAGTTTGAGTCGTGTGCGTAAAGAACTCGCAAGGAAAAACTTTCAGACTTCATAA
- a CDS encoding DUF7935 family protein: MIDSPYFPYAFALLLALPFLIYMRQFVYTSIQLKKQQINLMTVKGQSEQRIHAYERITLFLERLKPANLVSKFDESLATHEYLFLLEKSINEEFDYNASQQLYLTKNSWNKVVNCKNNILHLLHKTYENLSNESTLQDFKTVFLMNYMNEQDYISATIEDLRKENLIVN; this comes from the coding sequence ATGATTGATTCGCCTTATTTTCCGTACGCTTTTGCCTTGCTTTTGGCGCTGCCTTTTTTAATTTATATGCGGCAGTTTGTGTACACTTCCATCCAATTAAAAAAACAGCAGATCAATTTAATGACGGTCAAAGGACAGTCGGAACAACGTATTCATGCCTACGAACGCATTACGCTATTTCTCGAAAGACTGAAACCTGCAAATTTGGTTTCAAAATTTGATGAAAGTTTAGCGACGCACGAATATCTTTTTTTGCTTGAAAAGTCCATCAATGAAGAATTTGATTATAATGCTTCGCAGCAGCTTTATTTAACAAAAAATTCATGGAACAAAGTGGTGAACTGTAAAAATAATATCCTTCATTTGCTTCATAAAACATATGAAAACCTCAGCAACGAAAGTACGCTGCAGGATTTCAAAACCGTTTTCCTGATGAATTACATGAATGAGCAGGATTATATTTCGGCCACGATTGAAGACTTACGAAAAGAAAACTTAATAGTAAATTAA
- a CDS encoding BlaI/MecI/CopY family transcriptional regulator has protein sequence MKISELTAGEEQLMNVLWKLNSAYMREIIDNYPEPKPHPNTISTFLKILVEKEFISSSREGRVFRYVVTVPFEEYRKFKLQIFLANYCENSPKNLLKILVDGNIITPEDFTDFFEVKTTLHSTHKKQENESELSGFIEEITAPKPKKNPKEGKKKNKSEKKKKKKKLN, from the coding sequence ATGAAAATTAGCGAATTAACTGCCGGTGAAGAACAACTGATGAATGTTTTGTGGAAACTAAATTCCGCTTATATGCGGGAAATTATCGACAATTATCCGGAGCCAAAGCCGCATCCGAACACCATTTCTACCTTTCTGAAAATCTTAGTTGAAAAAGAGTTTATTTCTTCAAGCCGCGAAGGAAGAGTTTTCAGATATGTGGTTACTGTTCCTTTTGAAGAATATCGAAAATTTAAACTTCAGATTTTTCTGGCTAATTATTGTGAGAATTCACCAAAAAACCTGCTGAAAATTTTAGTTGACGGTAATATCATAACGCCTGAAGATTTCACTGATTTCTTTGAGGTGAAAACCACGCTTCATTCCACGCATAAAAAACAGGAAAACGAATCCGAACTAAGCGGTTTCATTGAAGAAATCACTGCGCCAAAACCAAAAAAAAACCCAAAAGAAGGCAAGAAAAAAAACAAATCCGAAAAAAAGAAAAAGAAGAAAAAGCTAAACTAA
- a CDS encoding ABC transporter ATP-binding protein, which produces MIKARNIHKSYGDLEVLKGVDLHIEVGEVISIVGESGAGKSTLLQILGTLDKPSNPKKFDTQIDLAGQSFINMSDRQLSSFRNENIGFVFQFHQLLPEFTALENVLLPTRIAGKNEKESLEKAYSLFEDLHIAHRIHHKPNEMSGGEAQRTAVARALINSPKIIFADEPTGNLDSKNADDLHKLFFDLRDKYHQTFVIVTHNTHLADTTDRKLVMKDGMIIQGL; this is translated from the coding sequence ATGATTAAAGCACGTAATATTCATAAATCGTACGGCGATTTGGAAGTTTTGAAAGGAGTGGACCTGCATATTGAAGTTGGTGAAGTCATTTCAATAGTTGGTGAATCGGGAGCCGGAAAATCTACACTTTTGCAGATTTTAGGAACGCTTGATAAACCGAGTAATCCGAAAAAATTCGATACACAAATCGACTTGGCGGGACAGTCTTTCATCAATATGAGCGATCGCCAGCTCTCCAGCTTCAGAAATGAAAATATTGGTTTTGTTTTCCAGTTTCATCAGCTTTTACCCGAATTTACGGCGTTAGAAAACGTGCTTTTACCGACCAGAATTGCCGGAAAAAATGAAAAAGAATCTTTGGAAAAAGCGTATTCGCTTTTCGAAGATTTACATATTGCGCATCGCATTCATCATAAACCGAACGAAATGTCCGGTGGTGAAGCCCAAAGAACAGCGGTGGCACGCGCGCTCATCAATTCACCGAAAATTATTTTCGCCGATGAACCAACCGGAAACCTTGATTCTAAAAATGCGGATGATTTACATAAACTTTTTTTCGATCTCCGCGACAAATATCACCAAACCTTCGTCATCGTAACACACAACACTCATCTGGCAGACACCACAGACCGAAAACTGGTGATGAAAGACGGGATGATCATTCAGGGACTTTAA
- a CDS encoding 2-oxo acid dehydrogenase subunit E2 translates to MAEVITMPRLSDTMTDGKVAKWHKKVGDAVKEGDILAEIETDKAVQDFESEFNGTLLYVGTEEGGSSPVDSVLAIIGEQGEDISKLKGGMVDESVSEKKEEKKIDEEHKTENESSSIEETTAEIPAGVEVITMPRLSDTMTEGKVAKWHFKVGDEVKEGDVLAEIETDKAVQDFESEVKGTLLYASVAEGEASPVDTVLAIIGPAGTDVSGLTSGGAKKSAAKPAANETSAKAETSEEKTETPSAENASTERLAISPLAKKMAEDKGIDVQSLKGSGENGRIVKKDIENYQPATAAAKSEKIADSAPKNVEAAAPAPMNFVQGEDSETPNSQVRNIIAKRLSESKFTAPHYYLIVEINMDKAIEARKEINSLPNTKISFNDMIIKATAIALRKHPQVNSTWRDDKIIHHGNINVGVAVAIPDGLVVPVLKNADQMNYNQISAAVKDMAGRAKSKGLKANEMEGSTFSISNLGMFGIETFTSIINQPNSAILSVGAIVEKPIVKNGQIVVGNVMKLSLACDHRVVDGATGAEFLQTLRTYLEQPLTLLL, encoded by the coding sequence ATGGCAGAAGTAATTACAATGCCCCGTCTTTCTGATACGATGACCGACGGTAAAGTGGCGAAATGGCACAAGAAAGTGGGCGATGCAGTAAAAGAAGGAGATATCTTGGCCGAAATTGAAACCGATAAAGCCGTACAGGATTTCGAATCTGAATTTAACGGAACTCTGCTTTACGTAGGAACCGAAGAAGGCGGTTCTTCACCTGTAGATTCTGTTTTAGCCATCATTGGTGAGCAGGGAGAAGACATTTCCAAGCTGAAAGGCGGAATGGTGGATGAAAGCGTTTCTGAAAAGAAAGAAGAAAAGAAAATAGACGAAGAGCATAAAACTGAAAACGAATCCAGCAGCATTGAAGAAACAACAGCGGAAATTCCGGCTGGTGTGGAAGTCATTACAATGCCGCGTCTTTCTGATACCATGACTGAAGGTAAAGTGGCAAAATGGCACTTTAAAGTCGGTGATGAAGTGAAAGAAGGCGATGTTCTTGCTGAAATTGAAACCGATAAAGCTGTTCAGGATTTTGAATCTGAAGTGAAAGGAACTTTGCTTTACGCCAGCGTTGCTGAAGGTGAAGCCAGTCCGGTTGACACGGTTTTAGCGATTATCGGACCTGCGGGAACTGACGTTTCCGGACTTACTTCCGGTGGAGCAAAAAAATCTGCTGCAAAACCCGCAGCAAATGAAACTTCAGCAAAAGCTGAAACTTCAGAAGAAAAAACTGAAACACCATCTGCAGAAAACGCGTCCACTGAAAGACTTGCGATTTCACCTTTAGCCAAAAAAATGGCGGAAGACAAAGGAATTGATGTGCAGTCTTTGAAAGGAAGCGGCGAAAATGGCAGAATTGTAAAAAAAGATATTGAAAATTATCAACCTGCGACCGCAGCAGCTAAATCGGAAAAAATTGCCGATTCAGCGCCTAAAAATGTGGAAGCTGCAGCGCCAGCTCCAATGAATTTCGTTCAGGGTGAAGATTCTGAAACGCCAAATTCACAGGTTCGAAATATCATCGCAAAACGTCTTTCTGAAAGCAAATTTACCGCTCCGCACTATTATCTTATTGTGGAAATCAATATGGATAAAGCAATCGAGGCGCGTAAGGAAATAAATTCGCTGCCAAACACCAAGATTTCCTTCAATGATATGATTATTAAAGCGACGGCGATTGCTTTAAGAAAACATCCGCAGGTAAATTCTACCTGGAGAGATGATAAAATCATTCACCACGGAAATATCAACGTGGGTGTTGCAGTGGCAATTCCGGACGGTTTAGTAGTTCCTGTATTGAAAAATGCAGATCAGATGAACTACAACCAGATTTCTGCTGCAGTGAAAGACATGGCGGGTCGCGCAAAATCTAAAGGTTTGAAAGCCAATGAAATGGAAGGTTCTACTTTCTCAATTTCTAACCTTGGAATGTTTGGTATTGAAACTTTTACCTCAATTATCAATCAGCCGAATTCCGCAATTCTTTCTGTTGGTGCAATCGTAGAAAAACCGATTGTTAAAAATGGTCAAATCGTAGTTGGAAACGTCATGAAATTATCTTTAGCCTGCGACCATAGAGTAGTGGACGGTGCCACTGGTGCTGAATTTTTACAGACATTACGAACTTATTTGGAACAACCTTTAACCTTGTTGCTCTAA
- a CDS encoding aldo/keto reductase translates to MNFSPIIIGTMRWGIWGANHSTREVQNLIETSLDENLTTFDHADIYGDYTTEKLFGDAFSEMDIERDSVQFISKCGIEMLCKNRDFQLKSYNYSKSHILKSVDSSLENLKTDFLDVLLLHRPSPLMNPTEIAEAFSILREEQKVRHFGVSNFSPSQFDLINDAFPLITNQVEISINETKAFYDGTLDQMLLKNLQPMAWSVLGNYFTGNSEQNSRIRKVALELCQKYDAEENQLLLAFILKHPAKILPVIGTSRAEKIAEMKKSLDLELSREDWFRLLEAAAGKEVD, encoded by the coding sequence ATGAATTTTTCACCCATCATCATAGGAACCATGCGCTGGGGGATTTGGGGAGCCAACCATTCCACCCGCGAAGTGCAAAATCTTATCGAAACTTCGCTTGACGAAAATCTCACTACTTTCGACCACGCCGATATTTACGGCGATTACACCACCGAAAAACTTTTTGGTGACGCTTTTTCCGAAATGGATATCGAGCGTGACTCCGTGCAATTCATTTCTAAATGCGGCATCGAAATGCTTTGTAAAAACCGCGATTTTCAGCTGAAATCTTACAATTATTCGAAGTCACACATTTTAAAATCTGTGGATTCCAGCCTGGAAAATTTAAAAACCGATTTTTTGGATGTTTTGCTGCTGCACCGCCCGTCACCGCTCATGAATCCCACAGAAATCGCGGAAGCTTTTTCCATTTTGCGGGAAGAACAAAAAGTGCGGCATTTCGGCGTTTCCAATTTTTCACCTTCGCAATTCGACCTTATCAATGATGCTTTTCCGCTCATCACCAATCAGGTGGAAATTTCCATCAATGAAACCAAAGCTTTTTACGACGGTACTTTGGACCAAATGCTGCTGAAAAATCTTCAACCGATGGCATGGTCGGTTTTGGGAAATTATTTTACCGGCAATTCGGAGCAAAATTCCAGAATTAGGAAAGTTGCCCTGGAACTTTGCCAGAAATATGATGCGGAAGAAAACCAACTTCTTTTGGCTTTTATTTTAAAACATCCGGCGAAAATACTGCCGGTAATAGGAACTTCGCGCGCGGAAAAAATCGCGGAAATGAAAAAATCGCTGGATTTGGAGTTGAGCCGCGAAGACTGGTTCCGCCTTTTAGAGGCGGCTGCAGGAAAAGAAGTTGACTAA
- a CDS encoding RNA recognition motif domain-containing protein, with translation MNIFVSNINYATQEQSLQDLFSEFGDVQSAKIIMDRETGRSRGFGFVEMSDEDGKNAIEALNGKELDGKELNISEAKPREDKPRRSFDNNRSGGGGYGGGNRGGGSGYGGGSRGGSNW, from the coding sequence ATGAACATTTTTGTTTCAAACATTAACTATGCAACACAAGAACAGTCGTTGCAAGACTTATTTTCAGAATTTGGTGACGTACAGTCTGCTAAAATCATCATGGACAGAGAAACTGGGAGATCCAGAGGATTTGGTTTCGTAGAGATGAGCGACGAAGATGGCAAGAACGCTATCGAAGCTCTTAACGGGAAAGAATTGGACGGTAAAGAACTTAACATTTCTGAAGCAAAACCAAGAGAAGACAAACCAAGAAGAAGCTTTGACAACAACCGTTCTGGCGGTGGTGGTTACGGAGGTGGAAATCGTGGGGGTGGAAGCGGATACGGTGGAGGAAGCCGTGGCGGTTCTAACTGGTAA
- the radC gene encoding RadC family protein — MSIKLLAEDDRPREKFLLKGKNSLSDAELLAIIMGSGNREDSAVQLARKILDSVGNNWHNLSLLQISDLMKFKGVGEAKAISIATALEIGRRRAAQEVPEKIQITNSQETYKVLAPFLADLQTEEFWVVFLNQNNRIIGKSRLSSGGINQSVVDIRILFKNALEHFATGIIVAHNHPSGNLKPSQEDLKITKQIAEAGKILNIQLLDHLIVAQNSYLSFADENLL, encoded by the coding sequence ATGTCCATTAAATTACTGGCTGAAGACGACCGACCGCGCGAAAAGTTTTTGCTGAAAGGCAAAAATTCGCTGTCTGATGCCGAATTATTGGCGATCATTATGGGCAGCGGCAATCGCGAAGATTCTGCAGTACAATTGGCACGGAAAATTCTGGATTCCGTAGGAAATAATTGGCACAATTTATCGCTTTTGCAAATATCAGATTTAATGAAGTTTAAAGGTGTTGGCGAAGCAAAAGCCATTTCGATCGCAACTGCTTTGGAAATTGGCAGGCGACGCGCCGCGCAGGAAGTTCCCGAAAAAATCCAGATTACGAACAGCCAGGAAACGTACAAGGTTTTAGCGCCATTTTTAGCTGATTTACAAACCGAAGAATTTTGGGTCGTTTTTCTGAATCAAAATAACAGAATTATCGGTAAAAGCCGCTTGTCATCCGGTGGAATTAACCAATCCGTGGTGGACATCCGCATACTTTTTAAAAACGCGTTGGAGCATTTTGCGACGGGTATTATTGTAGCGCATAATCATCCCTCAGGAAATCTGAAGCCCAGTCAGGAAGATTTAAAAATTACAAAACAGATTGCGGAAGCCGGTAAAATCCTCAATATTCAGCTTTTAGATCACCTGATTGTGGCTCAAAATTCTTACCTCAGTTTTGCTGATGAAAATTTGTTATGA
- a CDS encoding DUF4153 domain-containing protein produces MLINFNTVFKRTGEIIRNNALMLVCALVAAVAMMCLLYDSALLEEQNYLFIKFAIIGVLGISVSFVARLISQRSGRPVFFQLLATIFLIGFYFLLPSRQKDFTEVYAYLLIPTFILSHLLVSFIAFLQRGNKINFWQFNKNLFINIVLTGIFTGVLTGGVQLAILAVDQLFDLNFPHYWYGYTLYFFGIFGSVFIFLLFNEEGLPYLERNGEYPVILRFFSQYILIPLLLIYVLILYFYCIKILINWELPRGWVSYLILAYSVVGILAILLIYPLKTETEKPWIKIFSRIFYFTLIPLIVLLFVAIFTRILEYGYTEPRYFVLILAVWLTTVVFYFLFFPKSTIKFIPLSLFVFGFLALTLPYFNAFSTAKRWQKNKLTHILTEDKILKDGKIDFAKKVSSDEADEIADKFEFLAKRKEVAFLTAFLNHEDQLILKKTVANGDFYDVKSNLRNKFKNVYFSKAATAPEAAAPNTILVLGNLKTDISGYQYLFKALNYKHNIFQFDDNTLELDLPGTPLKESLYLVLNDEKINILPDLEKLFSSQLPNRRNNTEQLYIEKKIGKYTLKILFDSLSKNPTPSGKQLININSESLIILVKKEK; encoded by the coding sequence ATGCTTATCAATTTCAACACTGTTTTCAAAAGAACCGGCGAAATTATCCGCAACAACGCGCTGATGCTGGTTTGCGCCCTGGTTGCGGCAGTGGCAATGATGTGTCTTTTGTATGATTCCGCGCTGCTGGAGGAGCAAAATTATCTCTTTATTAAATTTGCGATCATCGGCGTTTTAGGCATTTCTGTGTCTTTTGTGGCAAGATTAATTTCGCAGCGAAGCGGGCGGCCGGTTTTTTTTCAGCTTCTGGCAACTATTTTTTTAATTGGATTTTACTTCCTTTTACCATCTCGCCAAAAAGATTTTACTGAGGTTTACGCGTATTTGCTTATTCCAACTTTCATTCTTTCGCACTTGCTGGTTTCGTTCATTGCCTTTTTGCAGCGCGGAAACAAAATTAATTTTTGGCAGTTCAACAAGAATTTATTTATAAATATTGTGCTTACCGGTATATTTACCGGAGTTCTCACGGGTGGAGTTCAACTGGCAATTCTGGCGGTAGACCAACTTTTCGATTTAAATTTTCCGCATTATTGGTACGGCTACACCTTATATTTTTTCGGAATCTTCGGGAGTGTATTTATTTTTCTTTTGTTTAATGAAGAAGGCTTGCCGTATCTCGAACGAAATGGCGAATATCCGGTAATTCTGCGGTTTTTTTCGCAATATATTCTTATTCCGCTTCTGTTGATTTATGTTCTTATTCTTTACTTCTATTGCATTAAGATTTTAATCAACTGGGAGCTTCCACGAGGTTGGGTTTCTTATCTGATACTCGCGTACAGCGTGGTGGGAATTTTGGCAATTTTGCTCATTTACCCGCTAAAAACTGAAACCGAAAAACCGTGGATTAAAATTTTTTCAAGAATATTTTACTTCACTTTAATTCCGCTGATCGTTTTACTTTTTGTGGCCATTTTTACAAGAATTTTAGAATATGGCTATACTGAACCCAGATATTTCGTGCTGATACTTGCAGTATGGCTTACAACGGTGGTTTTCTACTTCCTTTTTTTTCCAAAAAGCACTATCAAATTTATCCCGCTTAGTTTATTTGTCTTTGGTTTTCTGGCACTAACACTTCCTTATTTCAATGCTTTTTCAACAGCAAAAAGATGGCAGAAAAATAAGCTTACTCATATTCTTACGGAAGACAAAATTTTAAAAGACGGAAAAATTGATTTTGCGAAAAAAGTATCAAGCGACGAGGCAGATGAAATTGCTGATAAATTTGAGTTTTTAGCAAAACGGAAAGAAGTGGCTTTTCTGACAGCTTTTCTTAATCATGAAGACCAGCTGATCCTCAAAAAAACGGTCGCAAACGGTGACTTTTACGATGTAAAAAGCAATCTTCGGAATAAATTTAAAAATGTTTACTTTTCAAAAGCCGCTACCGCACCCGAAGCTGCTGCTCCAAACACCATTTTGGTTTTAGGAAATTTAAAAACAGACATTTCAGGATATCAATATTTGTTTAAAGCTTTAAATTACAAGCACAATATTTTCCAGTTCGACGATAATACGCTGGAACTCGATTTACCCGGAACGCCGCTTAAGGAAAGTTTGTATTTGGTTTTAAACGACGAAAAAATCAATATTTTACCTGATCTGGAAAAATTGTTTAGCTCCCAATTGCCCAACAGAAGAAATAACACGGAGCAACTTTACATTGAGAAAAAAATAGGCAAATACACGTTAAAAATCCTTTTTGATTCTTTGTCGAAGAATCCCACGCCGTCGGGAAAGCAACTTATCAATATCAATTCGGAATCTTTAATTATCCTTGTTAAAAAGGAAAAATAA